The Campylobacter sp. CN_NE2 region ATAAAAAAAATGATAAAAACAAGGTAAAATTTAAAAAATTTGCCTAGAATTTAGCAAATTTTAGTATAATTTTCACGCACAAAATATCTTAAAATTTAGGAGCAAAAAATGACAATTTTCGAAAAAATAGTCGCAGGTGAAATTCCATGCAACAAAGTCCTTGAAACCGATAAATTCCTAGCTTTTCACGATATAAATCCAAAAGCGCCAATCCACATTTTAGCAATCCCAAAAAAATGCTATGAAAGCTTTCAGGTAATGGACGCCGAGCTTATGGGCGAGATGACAAAATTTATCCAAGAAGTCGCCAAAACAATGGGGCTAGATAAAACAGGGTATAGACTTATCTCAAACTGTGGCGAAAA contains the following coding sequences:
- a CDS encoding histidine triad nucleotide-binding protein — its product is MTIFEKIVAGEIPCNKVLETDKFLAFHDINPKAPIHILAIPKKCYESFQVMDAELMGEMTKFIQEVAKTMGLDKTGYRLISNCGENGGQEVPHLHFHILGGTKLAWGHFRDPNTKDNF